The sequence aatttatgtttattttttccttctccttctatttttctatttccattcATGTCTATTTTGCTATActgttttttcctgtattttttatcCGTGCACTTAATAGTTTTTGCCTctccatatattttccttccatttctttcttttttcccatctcaaatcttcctctcttttacctcctcccctttcctccctctctccactctgccccttcttcttcctccaaatttcttctctcattccgtTTTTGCTCTTCAACTTTAACTTCGACTTAATAATCTCATCCATTCACATCAACTTAATAATctcatccattcctttctcttcaatcTCTTCAATCAATTTCAAGATGGTTCACGTAAAACTTATAACGGTTTCGGGTTCAGTTCCCTTCCACTACAGACTACATAACATTCTTCTCTTCCGCTACAGACTGCATAACCTTCTTCTCTTCCGCTACAGACTACATAACTATTCCTCTCTTCCGCCACAGACTGCataacctccttctcttccgccaCAGACTATATaaccattcttccctccctccccagacTCCTGAACTACATGATGAAGCGCGGGTCCGCCAGCGCCAACACCCTCGGCGTGGTAGCCTTCATGTACTCCGGTCTGGGCTGGCTCATATACTACCTCCGGGGCAGCCATGAAGACCACtacaacaccgccgcggccgccaccatGACCGGCATGCTCTACAAGTCCACGGCGGGCCTCAAGAAGTGCGCTGCGGGGGGTCTGGTAGGCCTAGGCTTGTCTGCGCTAGTGGTTGCCTTCACGTCCAGGGATAAACTGAAGGACCAGTACGCAGCTCATAGGtactaggaggaggaaagggagaagagaagcaaggggagagggagggagaggaaggattgttGAGGTTTTGAgattgaaaagaagggagagggaaggcaaggaggaggagagaaacaaggaggggaaggattgttaggtgaagaaattgaggtTTTGAgatagaaaatgagggagagaaaggaggtaaaagattgttagagggaaagaaattaaaggtTTTGAgatgggaaaaagggagagaaagaagggagggaggcgaaggacaagaaggaagggggagagggacggaaaggaagagaaagggaggttagataaggaaaagaaaaggagagaaacagaggaggagggagaggagagacaggtactagagaggaagaggaggaagaagggagggagggattagcAAAGAATGATATTACGAGAAGTAACAGCGAGGAAGTTCAGAATGTTCCCAGATGAATGTATAAACTTATATTACGGAGGAGGTTCAAGTTTGTAAATACAGGAAACTACAGTATAGGCCTGCTGTGTAAGTGTATATGCCTaccagaatgtgtgtgtgtattttaggagtctgtgtatgtgtgtgtgagactgcccaattaaatgtgtgtgtgtgtgttttaggagtCAAGTATATATGAAtgccagaatgtgtgtgtgtgtgtgtgtgtgagactgcccaagcaaatgagtgtgtgtgttttaggagtcaagtgtatgtgtgtgtatgtgtgtgtgtgtgtgtgtgtgtggtgaggtctcCAAGCAACCCACTCTGCCAGGCCCACGCTGTGTACATATACCAACTTAGTTTTTCTCTGGCGACGGAAGGAAAATGttaaataaaaatagcaaaaagCACCTCGTGAGAATTTGAATGACCACATAATTTTACCGAGGATATGCTGCAGAACACACAGTAAAAAGAAACAGCTTAAGAAATTGTCAATGGCTTTATTTCCTTCCCATAACAAGAAGTGTCTCTCTCTTAACGGTTGGACTTGGCGACGCGCTCCAGTTCGTCCTTCTTCTTGATGGCGTAGCTGTTGGAGGAGccctggggaggagaaggaggaggaggaagaattaatttttggaggaagaggaggaggaggagggagaggattgaTTTTGAGGggatgatgaaaaaaagggagataagattgaagatgaagggaagatggaagaggaggaacaggattgAGGGAACATAACAGGATAGGGACGAGGAATTTGTAGGTGGAAGAAAtggggtggaagggaaagaggcggAACAGGATTGAGGGAACataacagtatagggatgagggaTTTGTAGGtggaagaaatggggaggaagggaaagaggcggAACAGGATTGAGGGAACataacagtatagggatgagggaTTTGTAGGTGGAAGAAATGGCGTGGAAGGGAAAGCGGAGGAACAGGATTGAGGGAACATAACAGGATAGGGATGAGGGATTtgtaggtggaagaggtggaacagGAGCGAGGGAACATAACAGGATAGGGATGAGGGATTtgtaggtggaagaggtggaacagGAGCGAGGGAACATAACAGGATAGGGATGAGGGATTtgtaggtggaagaggtggaacagGAGCGAGGGAACataacagtatagggatgagggatttgtaggtggaagaggtggaacagGAGCGAGGGAACATAACAGGATAGGGATGAGGGATTtgtaggtggaagaggtggaacagGATTGAGGGAACATAACAGGATAGGGATGAGGGATTTGTAGGTGGAAGGGAAAGCGGAGGAACAGAATTGAGGGAACataacagtatagggatgagggaTTTGTAGGTGGAAGGGAAAGCGGAGGAACAGGATTGAGGGAACataacagtatagggatgagggatttgtaggtggaagaggtggaacagGAGTGAGGGAACATAACAGGATGAGGAGTAGTaattttggtttgtttttttacagtagaagttcaaggacataaaaatagtagcaaatgtagaaaaaaaaagccagctataCTTGTACTGTCTATATGAATGAccggaagaaaataataacaaaggagaatgaaatgaaaatatactCCCATTGGTCATACAAAGactccctttcattcattcattcattcatcttcatGGTCCTAGGagaggatggccatggcagaagaccttccatctctctctatccacagtccctccttgcctgctcaaagtttctcagtGTCACACATAATACAAATCCTGCAAATATCCAACTTTAtccacactccctccttgcctgctcaaagtttctcagtGTCGCACATCATACAAATCCTGGTaatatccatctctctctatccagactctccctccttgcctgctcaaagtttgtCAGTGTCACACATAATACAAATCCTGCAAAtatccaactttctctatccagactctccctccttgcctgctcaaagtttgtCAGTGTCGCACATCATACAAATCCTGCAAAtatccaactttctctatccagactccctccttgcctgctcagttTGTCAGTGTCACACATCATACAAATCCTGCAAATATCCAACTTTAtccacactccctccttgcctgctcaaagtttctcagtGTCACACATAATACAAATCCTGCAAATATCCAACTTTAtccacactccctccttgcctgctcaaagtttgtCAGTGTCGCACATCATACAAATCCTGCTAAtatccaactttctctatccacactccctccttgcctgctcaaagtttctcagtGTCACACATCATACAAATCCTGCAAATATCCAACTTTAtccacactccctccttgcctgctcaaagtttctcagtGTCACACATCATACAAATCCTGCAAAtatccaactttctctatccagactcCCTCCTTACCTGCTCAAAGTTTGTCAGTGTCGCACATCATACAAATCCTGCTAAtatccaactttctctatccagactcccttcttgcctgctcaaagtttctcagtGTCGCACATCATACAAATCCTGCAAAtatccaactttctctatccagactctccctccttgcctgctcaaagtttgtCAGTGTCGCACATCATACAAATCCTGCTAAtatccaactttctctatccagactccctccttgcctgctcaagtTCCTCACtgatctttcctccccctccctaacgtactcttgcatcctgtctctccatgtctctgggggtcgtcctctagcattccctccctctctctcactcacacgcacccttctggtcatcttactctcctccattcgctccatgtggccaaaccactttaaggtctgtcgcttcacttcttccaccactccacacttcttccctccacccccgcGACATATTCCAAAACACACTTTTAttgctcattccatccattctactcacaccacacgcactcctcaaataactgcACTATAGACCTCCTGAAAGTgtcaaatcaacaacaacaagaagcttatcgaaccaccaccactactactactactactattgataccCACCCTTGATGCATTGATGAGCTCGTCAGCGAGGCACTCAGCGATAGTCTTGATGTTCCTGAAGGCAGCCTCGCGCGCCCCAGTGGTCAGCAGCCAAATGGCCTGGTTCACACGACGCAGGGGAGACACATCTACAGCCTGTCGACGCACGGTACCGGCGCGACCGATACGCGTGGAGTCCTCGCGGGGCCCGGAGTTGATGATGGCGTTGACCACGATCTGGACGGGGTTCTGTGAATATGGGAAAATGCAATGCGGTGAGTATTTATTTTATGAGTGAGAGAAGAAATGTAGAAAATGTGTTACCTGTGTGTCATGGCTGGAAGCTTATAGGATTTATTTACCCATATTTTAGCCCTCTCTTGGTTCTTGTGGGTGATAATTGTTGAAAAGTGATTAGAAAAAGTGATTTCTATACACTGCAAAATCCCGTAATATAAAATTAGATACATACAATTTCAAATCCGCAAGACAGACGGCAAAGAGTGAACCGTGATATGGTGAGGGACTGTAAACACAACCGCTATCACATCCCCTGACCCCCTTacagtccctccttccctccctgcaccCCCCCCATACCCCACACAAATAGGCATGAAAATTTTCCAGGGGGGACCACAACAAGAATTTAAACCTAAGAAgcatccacatttttttttttaatgcgagGAAACCAgacttctacccccccccccccccgcccccccctccatACCCACCTCGCCGGTCAGCAGATGGATGATCTCAAAGGAGTGCTTGACGATGCGCACGGCTAGCAGCTTCTTGCCGTTGTTGCGTCCGTGCATCATGAGGGAGTTGGTGAGGCGCTCCACGATGGGGCACTGGGCCTTGCGGAAGCGCTTGGCTGCGTACCGACCGGCGGAGTGGGGCAGGTACTTGGCATAGTACTTCTTGACGGCGATGTAGTCCTGCGGGGAAGAGGAGACAATACAGGTTAGGTTGTAGGGGATTTTCAGACACATTCTTGGCGGCAAATTATATCGAAAGTCCcatttagtaaggaagcatataaggctattttgtatttttttatgttaatctctagaatcacacccacagCCCCCACACCCACCTGCAGGGACATGTCGTTGAGCTGCACGTCATCGAGGGACCACTTGCCGAAGAGCTTGATCTCCGGCAGCTCCGGCGCCTCCACCACGGCCGCCCCGCCCACGGgccccaccacctcctcaccgCCCTCCTCGAAGTCTGCTATTTGCTGCAacggggaggaaagaaataattaaTACATGTAGCGAGTGAATGCGTCTTACCACGcaatgaggaaaaggaataaaaagaaacacacacaaagataactctagaattacacccacacATGCCCAAAGCATCCCTCCTCTCGTCCCTCCACATAGCCAGCATCTTCCATGTCTTTATACCAGTGGTTGGCGATAACACCAACTTTTTATAGTTGCTCCGTTCCGTTCTCcactgatgaggtttcaggccctgctccgccgctggtgcagcgctctacgagggccatCACTTATTATTTTGGCAAACAGTAATTGACTATCTGTGCGATGACTGGATTCAGGGATTACTGGATTGTGTTTCAATGCCCTCCTTGCTGGGCCAACCTGGCACCACCACCTTTACTGCAGTGCCTGTACAAGATGGTGCTGCCCCGGGTGACTGTTTGTGTTTCTCAGTTTTCTAAGTCAGGGCCATACCCAGGGGGGTCGGGCGACCCCCGCCCATTGCCAAAAGGTCCACTCTGAGAATGTAAAAACGAAAAATTGGGACGAAAAGTCACAGGTCTTCGTTAAGGGCTCAAGTTAGTCAGTGGACTACAGTGAAGCAATTTGGTCACGGCCACGGACCACAGGCTGGGAAAACTTTCCTTTCGACACGAAGAAAATCCACTCGTGTCAATTTCTCAAAACCCGCCGCCGCCAGATTCTCTTCCCTGGGCCGCCGCCAAGACACACTGCGGCCACACATTGTCCAGGTGAGGGCGCGGCCAAGCACAACAAAAAAATGACCTACAATACATATTCAGACCGTAACGTAAATAATGCACTACAAATAACCGAGCACGTCCACCACACAACCAACACCACATGTCCACCACAACATCGCCAGGCCACCACCACATGGCCGGCTATAAAACTCCCCCTACCACCGCCattatcctcctccgcctcacctcCACCATGTCGCCTGGCTGCTAGTGGCTTTGTGTGTCTTGCGGTACAATGGCGGCCGCCCTGGACGCCTAGTAGCACGGTAAATAAGGGAAAATGTCGGACGCTGCCGCTCCCTTCACGCCGCCATGCAGAAAGACCTCGGCAGACCCACGGACAGATTAATTACACATATTTTACGTTTTCTGGTGTTTTGGGACGTTTTTGAGGTGTTTTTACGTGTTTTTAAATTTTGTGAGTAATGTTCTAGGTGGTAATATGTTAATTATGGCGTATTATTGGGTGGTATATATTTTTCAAGTTACTGGCCATCAAATTATATATCTCTTCACTATTATAGATGTTTTCTGATAAATAACGATGAAATTTTACCTGTATTTAAATTTTAGACATAATATAAGCGGAATAAAAGTGTTGATAAGGCTTAAAACAGTGAAATAGGTATATAATTTTCAAGCTTGTGGTCATGAGATCATATTTATTCACTATTATTGATGTTTTCTGGTAAATAACGATGAATTTTTACCTGTATTTAAATTTTAGACATAATATAACAGGAATACAAGTGTTAATAAGGCATAAATAGGTATATAATTTTCAAGCTTATGGTCATGAGATCATATTTATTCACTATTATTGATGTTTTCTGGTAaatattaattgttttttatctttatttaggTTTTTAGTAAAGTGAGATACGCTGAAAGTTGTTAATAAAGCATAAAACAGTGAAATATGAATACTAAAGCAAGTCGACTATTCAACCTCCCATATATCTtcactaaaaataaaaatctctTGACTTTAATCATAGAAAAAtggacaataaaaaataataaaataagtaaaataataaaataagtgaATCAAACAGTAAAATAACGAGATAAGCAGAAAAATAAGATGCCAGGTAATATAACTCCttaattttcatcttttctctttgtaataataaaaaacacatcaaaaggaataaaataaatcggaaaatcaataaaataataaaacaagtgAATAAAACGGTAAAATATGAAGCatgttaataaaaataattaaactttTCCTCATTATAATCATAGAAAAGACACATAAAAGGAATGATAAACTTAATAATgtgcagaaaataataaaataagtaaataaaataataaaataaaaaccatgacaaatataaacaaaataagcaAGTCGACGGTTAGACACCCCGGCGCCATCAAGGAAGACTCACCAAGCACTtaaattttcctccatttttctcctttttctcgatAATGTCGCATCTGGAGACGGAGCCCGGCCTTCAGGATGACGATGTGAGTATATTATTTATTCCGCCTGGGGGAAAtgatggagaagtggaggaaagtggagatatggagggaagagaaggtggatggagggaaagttgaaatggtgtagagaaaaaaaatgttgatataaTTTGGAATAACAGACAAacgatgatgattaggaggataatgatggagggaataatagataatagattgaCCTttaatttgagtggaggaaagtcttggaggagtggaggaaacgggagaaatggaggaaagaaaaggtggatggaggGAAGTGTCAAGTCAGCTGATTGGAAAATTGACTAAAAAATGTTGATATAATTTGGAATAACAGACAAacgatgatgattaggaggataaggatggagggaataatagataatagattgaCCTTTAATTTGAGTGGAGGGAAGTcttggaggagtggaggaaacgggagaaatggaggaaggaagaggtggatggaggGAAGTGTCAAGTCAGCTGATTGTAAGATGGGGAAAAATAATGTTGATATAATTTGGAATAACAGACAAACGGTGATGATTAGGAGGATAATGATGGAGGGAATAATAGAGAATAGATTGACCTTTAATTTGAGTGGAGGGAAGTcttggaggagtggaggaaacgggagaaatggaggaaagaagaggtggatggaGGGAAGTGTCAAGTCAGCTGAATGGAAAATGGACTAAAAAATGTTGATATAATTTGGAATAACAAACAAACGGTGATGATTAGGAGGATAAGAGTGGAGGGAATAAGAGATAATAGATTGACCTTTAATTTGAGTGGAGGGAAGGcttggaggagtggaggaaacgggagaaatggaggaaagaagaggtggatggaGGAAAAGTTGAAATGGTGTAGAGAGAAAAAGTGTTGATATTAATTGCAATAACAAACAAacgatgatgattaggaggataAGGATGGAGGGAATAATAGAGAATACATTGACCTTTATTTTGAGTGGAGGTAAAGttcggaggagtggaggaaacgggagaaatggaggaaagaagaggtggatggaGGAAAAGTTTAAATGGTGTAGAGAAAAAAAGTGTTAATATTAATTACAATAACAGACAAACGGTGATGATTAGGAGGATAAGGATGGAGGGAATAATAGAGAATACATCGACCTTTATTTTGAGTGGAGGTAAAGttcggaggagtggaggaaacgggagaaatggaggaaagaagaggtggatggaggaaaagttggaatggtatagagaaaaaaaagtgttgatatTAATTGCAATAACAGACAAacgatgatgattaggaggataAGGATGGAGGGAATAATAGAGAATACATCGACCTTTAATTTGAGTGGAGGTAAAGttcggaggagtggaggaaacaggtaaaatacaggagagaaagggagggaccaGTTAACATTAGGGGtagagatgaacacacacactaaaattaaCTGTCCTGTACATTCAAATTTAACAAGAAAGTTTATTTAAAAAGGAGCTTGTTAGTAAGATTATAGACTTCAAAATTTGTTTACCATATTCTTGTACTTTTAAATTAACTAAATAATTCAATTTCTGCTTTACAAAGTACTTAgtaaatttgttttgtatatatctttccctTGAAGAGTGTTACAATGCTCTTTAAACCTaattattaatactactactaatgtaACTTAACCTATTCTTATTtcaatgttactactactactactactactactactactactactactactactactactactactattgctaaatgggtgtaacctaacttaactactactactactactactactactactattgctaaatgggtgtaacctaacttaactactactactactaataataataatgaaatgaaatCTTATCtcaatgttactactactattactaactgagtgtaacctaacctaacctaacctaaccttacctaaccttcatgactactcctaacctaacctaacctaacctaacctaacctaacctaacctaaccttcatgactactcctaac is a genomic window of Eriocheir sinensis breed Jianghai 21 chromosome 69, ASM2467909v1, whole genome shotgun sequence containing:
- the LOC126988616 gene encoding uncharacterized protein LOC126988616 is translated as MVEQIADFEEGGEEVVGPVGGAAVVEAPELPEIKLFGKWSLDDVQLNDMSLQDYIAVKKYYAKYLPHSAGRYAAKRFRKAQCPIVERLTNSLMMHGRNNGKKLLAVRIVKHSFEIIHLLTGENPVQIVVNAIINSGPREDSTRIGRAGTVRRQAVDVSPLRRVNQAIWLLTTGAREAAFRNIKTIAECLADELINASRGSSNSYAIKKKDELERVAKSNR